A genomic window from Halorubrum trapanicum includes:
- a CDS encoding IS6 family transposase, producing MPENDRLSGCLDEINLEFVEREATPTLLMKISIQLHLAGLSLSNTVSFLEVFGVDRVRSTVHNWVHKADLQPESGRCPNHVAVDETVIQLDDEQYWLYAAVDPDSNDLLHTKLEPTRTNVIADQFFAELREKHDVDDAIFLVDGATPLHRACDKHDLDFRYERHGNRNSVERVFREVKRRTTSFSNCFSNAEAETADEWLRSFAFAWNQLI from the coding sequence ATGCCCGAAAACGACCGGCTCAGCGGCTGTTTAGACGAGATCAACTTAGAGTTTGTGGAGCGAGAGGCAACACCGACGTTGTTGATGAAGATCAGTATTCAGCTCCATCTTGCTGGATTATCGCTTTCGAATACTGTTTCGTTTCTTGAGGTATTTGGTGTTGATCGGGTTCGATCTACTGTTCATAACTGGGTTCACAAGGCCGATCTACAGCCGGAATCTGGTCGGTGCCCGAATCACGTTGCGGTCGATGAAACCGTGATTCAGCTTGACGATGAACAATATTGGCTGTACGCCGCTGTCGATCCCGATTCAAACGATTTACTCCATACAAAGCTTGAGCCGACAAGAACGAACGTGATCGCAGATCAGTTCTTCGCGGAACTCCGCGAAAAACACGATGTGGATGACGCGATCTTTCTCGTTGATGGCGCGACTCCACTTCACCGTGCCTGTGACAAACATGACCTCGATTTCAGATACGAACGACATGGAAATCGGAACAGCGTCGAACGTGTCTTTCGTGAGGTAAAACGCAGAACTACCAGTTTCTCAAACTGTTTCAGCAACGCCGAAGCAGAAACTGCTGACGAGTGGCTCAGGTCGTTCGCGTTCGCATGGAATCAGCTTATCTGA